From the Spartinivicinus poritis genome, one window contains:
- a CDS encoding tail fiber assembly protein has translation MKFKIINYHRNTGSLDIELENGFKINIGLDSLIDKDNPTEQELIKAISRSLPEDSYFNRNIPEAPVISTMLNKLYTPVVTEDRSEISTWDIIRGHRNNLLRATDWTQMRDNQLSEELRKAWSTYRQKLRDIPQINNEPQEVTWPIPPDTEGFDIARLV, from the coding sequence ATGAAATTTAAGATAATTAATTACCACAGAAATACAGGCTCACTTGATATTGAGTTGGAAAATGGATTTAAAATAAATATCGGTCTTGATTCTCTAATTGATAAAGATAACCCGACAGAACAAGAGTTAATAAAAGCAATATCTCGGTCCCTGCCCGAAGATTCCTACTTTAACCGCAATATTCCAGAAGCCCCTGTAATAAGCACTATGCTTAATAAACTGTATACCCCAGTCGTGACAGAGGACCGCTCAGAGATAAGCACATGGGACATTATACGCGGTCACAGGAATAACTTATTGCGTGCTACAGACTGGACACAAATGCGCGATAATCAACTGTCTGAGGAGCTGAGAAAGGCTTGGTCCACATACAGACAGAAACTAAGAGATATACCACAAATTAACAATGAGCCACAGGAAGTAACATGGCCAATACCACCAGATACAGAAGGATTTGATATTGCTAGATTGGTTTAA
- the terL gene encoding phage terminase large subunit yields the protein MNQREKELEHQLKTEFVFFLTVIWKYLRLPPPTELQKDIALYLQEGPKRKIIMGFRGVAKSWITSAYVLWRLYKNPQVKVLVVSASKERADSFSTFTKRLIDEIPFLNHLKPRRDQRDSKIAFDVGPAAADHSPSVKSVGITGQLTGSRADIIVADDIEVLNNSATQTARDKLAELVKEFDAILKPLASSEITFLGTPQTEMSLYNKLVKERGYKVRIWTALYPNPDEIEKWKGNLSSLIYDKVIRNASLAGTTTEPSRFPDSDLAERRLSYGKAGFALQFMLDTSLSDADKYPLKLADLMVMSLDLKRAPIDLAWCNSADKVLEVPTLGLTGDRFYSPMWTDKELAEYTGSVMFIDPSGRGADETSYAVAKFLHGYQFLIDVGGYRDGYTPTTLQELANTAQQHKVNMVQVEDNFGDGMFIELFKPILRKVHSCQVEGKRAKGQKEKRIIDSLEPVMSQHRLIVDTRIIEKDYKECEGDFSYSLFYQMSRITHDRGALKHDDRLEAVAGAVAYWVEQMALDGAVEAERHRAEALEAEFEKFAEDCLGFKSKLSSWVK from the coding sequence ATGAACCAAAGAGAAAAAGAACTAGAACACCAGTTAAAGACAGAGTTTGTATTCTTCTTAACTGTTATATGGAAATATCTACGTCTACCGCCTCCAACTGAGTTGCAAAAGGACATAGCCCTTTATTTGCAGGAGGGACCCAAACGAAAAATAATTATGGGGTTCCGGGGCGTAGCTAAGAGTTGGATTACATCGGCTTATGTACTCTGGCGTTTGTATAAAAATCCCCAAGTTAAAGTACTGGTCGTATCCGCAAGCAAGGAACGGGCTGACAGCTTCTCTACGTTCACTAAGAGGCTAATTGATGAAATACCTTTCCTAAATCATTTAAAGCCCAGGAGAGACCAGAGAGACAGTAAGATTGCCTTTGATGTAGGTCCAGCAGCAGCTGACCACAGCCCCTCAGTTAAATCTGTTGGAATTACCGGGCAACTGACAGGCTCACGTGCTGACATTATTGTGGCTGACGATATTGAGGTCTTAAACAACAGTGCAACGCAAACAGCCAGGGACAAATTAGCAGAACTGGTCAAAGAATTTGATGCTATTTTAAAGCCCTTAGCAAGCTCTGAAATTACTTTTCTTGGGACACCTCAAACGGAAATGTCCCTGTATAATAAGCTGGTTAAAGAAAGGGGCTATAAAGTCCGTATTTGGACAGCGCTTTATCCTAACCCTGATGAAATAGAAAAATGGAAGGGTAATTTATCCTCGCTTATTTACGACAAAGTTATTCGCAACGCTTCCCTAGCAGGTACTACAACAGAGCCTTCCCGGTTTCCTGATTCAGATTTAGCTGAACGGCGACTGTCGTATGGTAAAGCAGGCTTTGCCCTGCAATTTATGCTGGACACAAGCTTAAGTGATGCGGATAAGTACCCGCTTAAGTTAGCTGATTTAATGGTGATGTCCCTCGACTTAAAACGGGCTCCTATCGATTTAGCTTGGTGTAACTCAGCTGATAAAGTATTAGAAGTGCCAACCCTAGGGTTAACTGGCGACCGCTTTTATTCGCCTATGTGGACTGATAAAGAGCTAGCAGAGTACACAGGCTCAGTTATGTTTATTGACCCATCAGGCCGGGGAGCCGATGAAACAAGCTATGCTGTGGCCAAGTTCCTTCACGGCTATCAGTTTCTAATAGACGTTGGCGGTTACCGCGATGGGTATACGCCTACCACATTACAAGAGCTGGCGAATACTGCCCAGCAGCATAAAGTGAACATGGTGCAAGTGGAAGATAACTTCGGTGATGGCATGTTCATTGAGTTATTTAAACCCATACTGAGGAAGGTTCATAGTTGCCAAGTTGAGGGTAAAAGGGCTAAGGGCCAAAAAGAAAAGCGTATTATTGATTCTCTTGAGCCTGTCATGAGCCAACACAGGCTAATAGTCGACACAAGAATTATAGAAAAAGATTACAAGGAATGTGAGGGTGATTTTAGCTACTCCCTCTTCTACCAAATGTCCCGCATAACACACGACAGAGGCGCCCTAAAGCACGATGACAGGCTCGAAGCTGTCGCGGGGGCTGTTGCGTATTGGGTAGAGCAGATGGCGCTTGATGGAGCTGTGGAGGCTGAGAGGCATAGGGCTGAAGCGCTGGAAGCTGAGTTTGAAAAGTTTGCTGAAGATTGCCTAGGGTTTAAGTCAAAGCTTAGTTCTTGGGTCAAATGA
- a CDS encoding HNH endonuclease, producing MRDYKKEYKEYHSKPEQKKRRAMRNAARRLMIKKGLAKKGDGKDVDHKDRNPLNNSIKNLRTTNQKKNRGWRKHDK from the coding sequence ATGAGGGATTATAAAAAAGAATATAAAGAATATCATAGTAAGCCTGAGCAAAAAAAGAGACGCGCAATGCGTAATGCCGCAAGACGCTTAATGATTAAAAAAGGTCTTGCTAAGAAAGGTGATGGTAAAGACGTAGACCACAAAGACAGAAACCCTTTAAATAACAGCATTAAAAATTTACGAACAACAAACCAAAAGAAAAACAGAGGATGGAGAAAACATGATAAGTAG
- a CDS encoding DUF4917 family protein produces the protein MGSVVIVGNGLGMAIAPSKYTLKSALDSVNNIHPKIDLIRKFISNTLPDNEEMLGQLQLPLFSYRACRLLNIPQEKSELKELDTILNDYVYEVSCYFHNLVPYTVIENFIKHLYSYIMRTTSHIATLNYDNLLYKGILKNKYRTDQSIADGFLFGPINSRNSYMVYKSKEFNWKIETQPKYLHLHGSPYFVNNSHGIVKLRDTVTKLYNNTTGDIDEVDGKTKGKHIVLTSVEHKKFIIENSPLLKKYWSVLKHLIGKNKTIIIFGYSGYDTHLNELISLYPKKKKAIIEWEEAGKDDGGCTKEDRLEFWSKRLKTHESNIILEQMANITEFTAWDSLFEKKKKKQAATA, from the coding sequence ATGGGAAGTGTTGTTATTGTTGGTAATGGACTGGGGATGGCTATTGCTCCCTCAAAATATACGCTTAAAAGCGCTTTAGATTCAGTTAATAATATCCACCCTAAAATAGACTTAATAAGAAAATTTATTTCCAATACACTACCTGATAATGAGGAGATGTTAGGGCAACTACAGTTACCTTTATTTTCCTATAGGGCTTGTAGGCTACTGAATATACCTCAAGAAAAAAGCGAACTAAAAGAGCTAGATACAATTTTGAATGATTATGTTTACGAAGTATCTTGTTATTTTCATAATTTAGTTCCATATACTGTCATTGAGAATTTTATTAAACATTTATACAGCTACATAATGAGGACAACATCCCATATTGCTACTTTAAATTATGACAATTTATTATATAAAGGTATTTTAAAAAATAAGTACCGTACAGACCAAAGTATTGCAGATGGGTTTTTGTTTGGCCCCATAAACTCAAGAAATAGCTATATGGTTTACAAGTCTAAAGAATTCAACTGGAAAATAGAAACTCAACCGAAGTACTTACATTTGCATGGTTCTCCTTATTTTGTAAACAATTCTCATGGGATTGTAAAATTACGCGATACAGTAACAAAGTTATACAACAATACAACTGGAGACATTGATGAGGTTGATGGTAAAACGAAAGGTAAACATATCGTACTAACCAGTGTTGAACATAAAAAATTTATTATTGAAAATTCCCCTTTACTAAAAAAATACTGGTCAGTATTGAAGCACCTAATAGGAAAAAATAAAACCATAATTATATTTGGATACTCAGGTTATGACACACACCTTAACGAATTGATATCCCTCTACCCCAAAAAGAAAAAAGCAATAATTGAGTGGGAAGAAGCAGGAAAAGATGATGGAGGTTGTACAAAGGAAGATAGGTTAGAATTCTGGTCCAAAAGACTGAAAACTCACGAAAGCAACATCATCTTAGAACAAATGGCAAACATAACAGAATTCACAGCTTGGGATAGCCTATTCGAGAAGAAAAAGAAAAAACAAGCAGCAACTGCCTAA
- a CDS encoding SecDF P1 head subdomain-containing protein encodes MSLKIILYALITSMALSTNADIKFVIEELEAGKEGSVLTIKPSQVTSATLSTDENDRPQLNVKFDLNASLELGKFTEKHLKKRVSAYIDNTLVSTATIQAVLGPDSVARALMHQPIILVVGGVQRCHYPSSDDLISQMRFGGFKEEDAMRFLKHLGGKK; translated from the coding sequence ATGAGTCTTAAAATTATTTTATATGCCTTGATTACTTCAATGGCACTTAGCACTAACGCAGATATTAAGTTTGTAATTGAAGAGCTTGAGGCAGGCAAAGAGGGTAGTGTCCTTACAATAAAGCCTAGCCAAGTAACAAGTGCCACACTTTCAACAGATGAAAATGACAGACCTCAATTAAATGTCAAATTCGACTTAAATGCTTCACTAGAGTTAGGAAAATTTACTGAGAAACACCTTAAAAAGCGTGTTAGCGCTTATATTGACAACACCTTAGTTTCAACAGCAACGATACAGGCTGTTTTAGGTCCAGATTCAGTGGCAAGAGCATTAATGCATCAGCCAATTATATTAGTAGTAGGAGGTGTTCAGCGTTGTCATTATCCAAGCTCAGATGATTTAATCTCTCAAATGAGATTTGGAGGTTTTAAAGAAGAAGATGCCATGCGATTTTTAAAGCACCTAGGAGGTAAAAAATAA